One region of Bradyrhizobium betae genomic DNA includes:
- the cobG gene encoding precorrin-3B synthase → MSAASVKGWCPGALRPMQSGDGLVVRVRPFGGRLEAGQVAGLAELAERYGNGLVDVTSRANLQIRGVTEQSHRRLLDGLALLRLLDPDTAIEARRNILVTPFWNSGDETQALAAELEEALADSALELPTKFGFAIDDGKSRVLAGDSADVRIERDRDGRLLVRADGAKLGRSVGRGEVVSTALAFASWFIASGGAKGGRGRMAAHIAAGAALPQALDGETEPAPVMAASRPGHYPHGALVGVAFGQMLHTTLHQFSGCGHALRMTPWRMVLSEGKREMPSGAGLITEPFDPALRVIACSGAPRCREAHADTRALAAALAPRIALDTRLHVSGCAKGCARSGASAVTLVATSAGFDLVRGGSTRDEPVLRGLNGADIVSDPSILVGGH, encoded by the coding sequence ATGAGCGCGGCTTCGGTGAAGGGCTGGTGTCCTGGTGCACTGCGCCCGATGCAATCGGGCGACGGGCTCGTGGTCCGCGTGCGTCCGTTCGGCGGTCGTCTCGAAGCCGGGCAGGTCGCCGGGCTTGCCGAGCTCGCCGAACGCTACGGCAATGGCCTCGTCGATGTGACCAGCCGCGCCAATCTCCAGATCAGGGGCGTGACCGAACAGAGCCATCGCCGGCTGCTCGATGGACTTGCATTGCTGAGGCTGCTCGATCCCGACACCGCCATCGAAGCCCGGCGCAACATCCTGGTGACGCCGTTCTGGAACTCCGGCGACGAGACGCAGGCGCTTGCCGCGGAACTCGAGGAAGCGCTGGCGGACAGCGCGCTCGAGCTTCCCACCAAATTCGGCTTCGCCATCGATGACGGAAAATCGCGCGTGCTCGCCGGCGATTCCGCCGACGTGCGCATCGAACGCGACCGGGACGGCCGTCTGCTGGTACGGGCCGACGGCGCAAAGCTTGGCCGTTCCGTTGGGCGTGGAGAGGTCGTGAGCACCGCGCTCGCATTCGCTTCTTGGTTCATCGCCTCCGGCGGCGCGAAGGGCGGGCGAGGGCGCATGGCGGCGCACATCGCGGCCGGCGCGGCGTTGCCCCAGGCATTGGACGGCGAGACCGAGCCTGCTCCCGTGATGGCCGCGTCGCGGCCTGGGCACTATCCGCACGGCGCCCTGGTCGGCGTTGCGTTCGGACAGATGCTGCACACGACGCTGCATCAATTCTCCGGCTGCGGTCATGCGCTGCGCATGACGCCGTGGCGGATGGTGCTGAGCGAGGGCAAGCGCGAGATGCCGAGCGGGGCGGGCCTCATCACCGAACCCTTCGATCCGGCGCTACGCGTCATTGCCTGCAGCGGCGCGCCGCGCTGCCGCGAGGCCCACGCCGACACGCGGGCGCTGGCGGCGGCGCTCGCGCCGCGCATCGCGCTCGACACGCGGCTGCACGTCTCCGGCTGCGCCAAGGGCTGCGCCCGTTCCGGCGCGTCCGCGGTGACGCTAGTGGCGACCAGCGCCGGCTTCGACCTCGTCCGCGGCGGCTCGACGCGCGACGAGCCCGTCCTGCGTGGGCTCAACGGCGCCGATATCGTCAGCGATCCCTCCATCCTGGTCGGAGGGCACTGA
- the cobW gene encoding cobalamin biosynthesis protein CobW yields MNSLAKVPVTVVTGFLGSGKTTLIQHLLANPDGRKLAVLVNEFGSEGVDGEILKSCADANCPEDNIIELANGCICCTVADDFIPTMEKLLARPVRPDHILIETSGLALPKPLLKAFDWPEIRSRITVDGVIALADAEAVAAGRFAPDPDAVEAQRAADENLDHETPLSEVFEDQIACADIVLLTKADLAGAAGLEAARAVITAEMPRRVPMLSVTDGAIDARVILGLGAAAENDLSARPSHHDGEEDHEHDDFASVVIDLPEVTDIDALVASVQRLSREQNVLRVKGYIAVEGKPMRLLLQAVGERVRHQFDKPWGAGSRQSKLVVIGEHGDIDEAAIKAGLGV; encoded by the coding sequence ATGAATTCGCTCGCAAAGGTTCCGGTGACGGTGGTCACGGGTTTCCTCGGTTCCGGCAAGACGACGCTGATCCAGCACCTGCTCGCAAACCCTGACGGCAGGAAGCTCGCCGTGCTCGTCAACGAGTTCGGCAGCGAGGGCGTCGACGGTGAGATCCTGAAGTCCTGTGCAGATGCCAATTGCCCGGAAGACAACATCATCGAGCTCGCCAATGGCTGCATCTGCTGCACCGTCGCCGATGATTTCATTCCGACCATGGAGAAGCTGCTGGCGCGTCCGGTGCGGCCCGATCACATCCTGATCGAGACCTCGGGCCTGGCACTGCCGAAGCCGCTGCTCAAGGCGTTCGACTGGCCGGAGATCCGCTCGCGCATCACCGTCGACGGCGTGATTGCGCTGGCCGATGCCGAGGCCGTGGCGGCGGGTCGCTTCGCACCCGATCCGGATGCGGTCGAAGCGCAGCGCGCGGCGGACGAAAATCTCGATCACGAGACGCCGCTGTCGGAAGTGTTCGAGGACCAGATCGCCTGTGCGGATATCGTTCTGCTGACCAAGGCCGATCTTGCCGGCGCGGCGGGACTCGAAGCCGCCAGGGCTGTGATCACCGCCGAGATGCCGCGCCGCGTGCCGATGCTCTCCGTCACCGACGGCGCGATCGATGCCCGCGTGATCCTCGGTCTCGGCGCTGCCGCGGAGAATGATCTTTCCGCACGCCCCTCGCATCATGACGGCGAGGAGGATCACGAGCATGATGATTTCGCCTCCGTCGTGATCGATCTTCCTGAAGTCACCGACATCGACGCACTGGTCGCCTCGGTGCAGCGTCTGTCGCGCGAGCAGAACGTGCTGCGCGTCAAGGGCTATATCGCAGTGGAAGGCAAGCCGATGCGCCTGTTGCTGCAAGCGGTCGGCGAGCGCGTGCGCCACCAGTTCGACAAGCCCTGGGGCGCGGGCAGCAGGCAGTCGAAGCTCGTTGTGATCGGCGAGCACGGCGATATCGACGAGGCCGCGATCAAAGCGGGACTTGGTGTCTGA
- a CDS encoding cobyric acid synthase, which produces MARALMIQGAGSDVGKSLIVAGLARAFTRRGLRVLPFKPQNMSNNAAVTVDGGEIGRAQALQALAAGVEPHTDMNPVLLKPETDVGAQIIVHGKRVATARARDYAAMKPSLMGAVLESFERLKARADLVLVEGAGSPAEVNLRKADIANMGFARRADVPVVLVGDIDRGGVIAQLVGIKTVIDPDDAAMIQGFVINKFRGDPTLFDDGYKLIEQTTAWRGLGVLPWFARAGELPAEDALGLTDARKPGQCKMACLALSRIANFDDLDPLKLEPGVDLIMVRPGEAIPGDVRLVIIPGSKSTRGDLAFLRAQGWDIDLLAHHRRGGHVLGLCGGYQMLGRSVADPDGIEGPAGDTPGLGLLNVDTVMTPQKTLTRVAAVHAATEQPIEAYEIHIGRTDGPDRARPFAKLNGEPEGAISRDGRVQGSYLHGLFTSDDFRKAYLAKLDIAAGDEPYHARVESALDALADHIEQHLDVEGLLALAR; this is translated from the coding sequence ATGGCGCGCGCATTGATGATCCAGGGAGCCGGCTCGGACGTGGGCAAGTCGCTCATCGTCGCCGGCCTCGCGCGCGCCTTCACGCGGCGCGGTTTGCGCGTGCTCCCCTTCAAGCCGCAGAACATGTCGAACAACGCCGCCGTCACCGTCGATGGCGGCGAGATCGGCCGCGCCCAGGCGCTGCAGGCGCTCGCCGCCGGGGTCGAGCCGCACACCGACATGAACCCGGTGCTGCTCAAGCCCGAGACCGATGTCGGCGCGCAAATCATCGTCCACGGAAAGCGCGTCGCGACTGCGCGTGCGCGCGACTACGCGGCGATGAAGCCCTCGCTGATGGGCGCCGTGCTGGAAAGCTTCGAGCGCCTGAAGGCGCGCGCCGATCTCGTGCTTGTCGAGGGTGCCGGCAGCCCCGCCGAGGTGAACCTGCGCAAGGCCGACATCGCCAATATGGGCTTTGCCCGCAGGGCCGACGTCCCCGTCGTGCTGGTTGGCGATATCGATCGCGGCGGCGTCATCGCCCAGCTCGTCGGCATCAAGACGGTGATCGACCCGGACGACGCCGCGATGATCCAGGGTTTTGTCATCAACAAGTTTCGCGGCGATCCCACGCTGTTCGACGATGGCTACAAGCTGATCGAGCAGACGACGGCCTGGCGCGGGCTTGGCGTGTTGCCCTGGTTCGCCCGCGCCGGCGAGCTGCCGGCCGAGGACGCACTCGGTCTCACCGACGCGCGCAAGCCGGGCCAATGCAAGATGGCCTGCCTTGCGCTGTCGCGGATCGCTAATTTCGACGATCTCGATCCGCTCAAGCTCGAGCCCGGCGTCGATCTCATCATGGTGCGTCCGGGCGAAGCGATCCCCGGCGATGTCAGGCTCGTCATCATCCCGGGCTCAAAATCCACCCGCGGCGATCTCGCCTTCCTGCGCGCGCAGGGCTGGGACATCGATCTGCTGGCGCATCACCGCAGGGGCGGCCATGTGCTCGGCCTCTGCGGCGGTTATCAGATGCTCGGCCGCAGCGTCGCCGACCCCGATGGCATCGAGGGCCCCGCGGGCGACACGCCGGGCCTCGGGCTTCTGAACGTGGATACGGTGATGACCCCGCAGAAGACGCTGACGCGTGTCGCGGCCGTGCACGCCGCCACGGAGCAGCCGATCGAGGCCTACGAGATTCACATCGGCCGCACCGACGGGCCCGATCGCGCCCGCCCTTTCGCGAAGCTGAACGGCGAGCCGGAAGGCGCGATCTCGCGCGATGGGCGCGTGCAGGGCAGCTATCTGCACGGCCTGTTCACATCGGATGATTTCCGCAAGGCGTATCTCGCCAAGCTCGACATTGCCGCCGGCGACGAGCCCTATCACGCCAGGGTCGAGAGCGCGCTCGACGCGCTCGCCGATCACATCGAACAGCATCTCGACGTCGAGGGCCTGCTTGCGCTAGCGCGCTAG
- the cobJ gene encoding precorrin-3B C(17)-methyltransferase: protein MTGTLTIAGLGPGSDALVTPEVSAALAAATDILGYAPYVARVPPRPGLNLRPSDNREELQRASEALRLAAEGGQVVVVSSGDPGVFAMAAAVFEALEQAPQWRELPIRVLPGITAMLAAAARAGAPLGHDFCAINLSDNLKPWAVIEKRLRLAAEADFAIAMYNPRSASRPEGFVRALAVLKEAGCGEHLVIFARAVSAADETIETVILNDATPEMADMRTLVIVCNAQTRRVGRWVYAPRQVR from the coding sequence ATGACGGGCACGCTGACCATCGCGGGCCTCGGGCCGGGCAGCGATGCCCTGGTGACGCCCGAGGTCTCCGCCGCGCTTGCGGCTGCGACCGACATTCTGGGTTATGCGCCCTATGTCGCGCGCGTGCCGCCGCGCCCTGGTCTCAACTTGCGCCCATCCGACAATCGCGAGGAACTGCAACGCGCGAGCGAGGCGTTGCGGCTTGCCGCCGAAGGCGGGCAGGTCGTGGTCGTGTCCTCCGGCGACCCCGGGGTGTTCGCGATGGCCGCGGCCGTGTTCGAGGCGCTCGAACAAGCGCCGCAATGGCGGGAGCTTCCCATTCGCGTGCTGCCGGGCATCACCGCGATGCTGGCGGCGGCCGCCCGCGCCGGGGCGCCGCTTGGGCATGATTTCTGCGCGATCAATCTGTCGGATAATCTCAAGCCATGGGCGGTGATCGAGAAGCGTCTGCGGCTTGCCGCCGAAGCCGATTTTGCCATTGCGATGTACAATCCGCGTTCAGCGAGCCGGCCGGAAGGATTTGTCCGCGCGCTCGCCGTGTTGAAAGAAGCCGGCTGCGGCGAGCACCTGGTGATCTTCGCCCGCGCGGTCAGTGCCGCTGACGAGACAATCGAGACCGTGATACTGAACGACGCAACGCCAGAGATGGCCGACATGCGTACGCTCGTGATTGTCTGCAACGCGCAGACACGCCGTGTCGGCCGCTGGGTCTATGCGCCGAGGCAGGTCCGATGA
- a CDS encoding precorrin-2 C(20)-methyltransferase has product MGRIICCGLGPGDPDLMSVRADRTVRGAQHVAYFRKKGRPGQARRIVEGMLAADITEYPMEYPVTTEIAFDSPDYVRLLAGFYDEWAERLARLARAVDVVVLCEGDPYFYGSFMHLHTRLQGRVELEVIAGIPGMVGCWNGVGQPIALGDDVTTVLMGTLPEGELERRMRDSDALVIMKTGRNLAKVRRALACAGRLDDAWLVERGTMPGERVVRLAEIDAADCPYFAIVLVHGKGRRPDAAE; this is encoded by the coding sequence ATGGGACGCATCATCTGTTGCGGTCTCGGCCCTGGCGATCCGGATCTGATGAGCGTGCGCGCCGACCGCACGGTGCGCGGCGCGCAGCATGTCGCCTATTTCCGCAAGAAGGGCAGGCCCGGGCAGGCGCGGCGCATCGTCGAGGGTATGCTGGCGGCCGACATCACCGAATATCCCATGGAATATCCTGTTACGACGGAAATTGCGTTCGACAGTCCCGACTACGTCCGGCTGCTGGCCGGCTTTTACGACGAATGGGCCGAGCGCCTGGCGAGATTGGCGCGCGCGGTCGACGTCGTCGTGCTCTGCGAGGGTGATCCCTATTTCTACGGCTCCTTCATGCATCTGCACACGCGCCTGCAAGGCCGGGTCGAGCTCGAGGTGATTGCCGGCATTCCTGGCATGGTCGGCTGCTGGAATGGCGTGGGACAACCGATCGCGCTCGGCGACGACGTGACGACGGTGCTGATGGGCACGCTTCCCGAAGGCGAGCTCGAACGCCGCATGCGCGATTCCGATGCGCTCGTGATCATGAAGACCGGGCGTAATCTCGCAAAGGTACGCCGCGCGCTCGCCTGCGCCGGCCGGCTCGATGACGCCTGGCTGGTCGAGCGCGGCACCATGCCGGGCGAGCGCGTGGTGCGTCTTGCCGAGATCGATGCCGCCGATTGTCCTTACTTCGCGATCGTGCTCGTGCACGGCAAGGGCCGGCGTCCGGACGCCGCCGAATGA
- the cobN gene encoding cobaltochelatase subunit CobN, which yields MHVVFRESRGLEETATPRDIGQDAADLVVLSYSDSDLAAFAAGWRRGRDSLPSLRLANLSELRHPLSVDTYVERTLAQARGILVRLIGGESYWSYGLAALQQLAKDRGIVLAALPADGRDDTRLDAYSTLPVSTLRRLKVLCDTGGPVAAQAAIAQLALASGLYAGPVVGETTVPEMGFYDPARGVIAATPASGAKPRALVTFYRSYLTAADTGPVDALIAALRKKGIDAYGVFVTSLKAPGVADWLRAHLATNPPAAIVNATAFSALGDDGSTPFDAASCPVFQVALSTARRDDWASSLRGLSPGDLAMHVVLPEVDGRLFAGVVSFKSAGMRDPDLQFSHLAHQADDERVEAVAARVAAWRRLAETPAGDKRLAIVLSNYPGRPHQIAHAVGLDALASVEALLSDLAAAGFDVAPVPALGKTLLKRNLTWSVAEYRVALSRLPQGLQDDLAQAWGAPENDPGCRDGAFHFAAIPCGRSTIAVQPERGDTTTRDGDYHDLARTPRHAYVAFYLWLREQRCDALVHMGAHGTLEWLPGKSVALSSSCWPEALIGDVPVIYPFIVNDPGEAAQAKRRIGAITIGHLPPPLAASAVPESLRRLEQLLDEYSTADGLDPARRQRLIAAIRDEARAAGLEDDLGLDASAAPAEAIPRIDRFVCDLKESQFGDGLHVFGRGSCGDAERDALRAALAGQRVAPGPSGSPYRGRQDVLPTGRNLFAVDPRAVPTPSAHAQGIKLAEELLRRHLQDHGDWPKGLVVDLWGSATMRTAGEEFAMALHLAGLAPRWDHASGRVTGYHIIAPAELGRPRIDVTLRVSGLFRDVFSSLAQLFEAAAEALAGREEEGDENPYRHRASRVFAPRPGQYGVGLSAIPDAFTPETRDAAGEAWLSASSWAFSADGEIKPDRAGIEARLTSADAFVHVQDLPETDLLLAADYAAHEAGIAAAAVHLGGTAPSLYHLDTTRPERPHARTLTEEISRVVRARAAHPGWIAGMMRHGFRGAAEITATLEHMAAFAHLADAVPPHLFDLYYDATLGDADVRAFMARENPAALAAMESCFARLHDASLWRTRRNSIAAALREAS from the coding sequence ATGCACGTCGTCTTCCGCGAGAGCCGCGGTCTCGAGGAGACTGCGACGCCAAGGGACATCGGCCAGGACGCGGCCGATCTCGTGGTGCTCTCGTATTCGGATTCCGATCTGGCCGCGTTCGCGGCCGGCTGGCGGCGCGGCCGTGACAGCCTGCCGTCGCTGCGGCTCGCCAATCTTTCGGAGCTGCGCCATCCGCTGTCGGTCGACACCTATGTCGAGCGCACCCTGGCGCAGGCGCGCGGCATTCTGGTGCGCCTGATCGGCGGCGAGTCCTATTGGTCGTATGGTCTCGCGGCTCTTCAGCAACTCGCGAAGGATCGTGGGATCGTGCTCGCCGCGCTGCCGGCCGATGGCCGCGACGATACACGGCTCGACGCATATTCGACCTTGCCGGTCTCGACGCTGCGGCGGCTGAAGGTGCTGTGCGACACCGGCGGTCCTGTCGCGGCTCAAGCCGCGATCGCGCAGCTCGCGCTGGCTTCGGGGCTCTATGCTGGACCGGTCGTCGGCGAGACGACCGTTCCCGAGATGGGTTTTTACGATCCCGCGCGCGGCGTCATCGCGGCAACGCCGGCGAGCGGCGCGAAGCCACGCGCGCTCGTGACGTTCTATCGCTCCTATCTCACCGCCGCGGATACCGGCCCGGTCGATGCCCTGATCGCCGCGTTGCGCAAGAAGGGGATTGATGCCTACGGCGTGTTCGTCACCTCGTTGAAGGCCCCAGGGGTTGCGGATTGGCTGCGGGCGCATCTTGCGACAAATCCTCCGGCTGCGATCGTCAATGCGACCGCGTTCTCGGCGCTGGGTGACGACGGCTCGACGCCGTTCGATGCCGCATCCTGTCCGGTGTTCCAGGTCGCGCTCTCCACGGCACGGCGCGATGACTGGGCGAGTTCGCTGCGCGGTCTGTCGCCGGGCGATCTTGCGATGCATGTGGTGCTGCCCGAGGTCGACGGCCGCCTGTTCGCGGGCGTGGTCAGCTTCAAATCGGCCGGGATGCGCGATCCCGACCTGCAATTCTCGCACCTTGCCCATCAAGCCGATGACGAACGCGTGGAAGCTGTCGCCGCGCGCGTCGCGGCCTGGCGACGGCTCGCAGAGACGCCCGCCGGCGACAAGCGGCTGGCGATCGTGCTGTCGAACTATCCGGGACGCCCGCACCAGATCGCGCATGCGGTTGGCCTGGATGCGCTGGCGTCGGTCGAGGCGTTGCTCTCCGATCTCGCTGCGGCCGGATTCGATGTCGCGCCCGTTCCGGCACTTGGCAAGACGTTGCTGAAGCGAAACTTGACCTGGAGTGTCGCTGAGTATCGCGTAGCGCTCTCGCGCCTGCCGCAAGGCCTGCAGGATGATCTCGCGCAAGCCTGGGGTGCTCCGGAGAACGATCCGGGCTGCCGCGATGGCGCATTCCATTTCGCCGCGATCCCTTGCGGCCGATCCACCATCGCGGTCCAGCCCGAGCGCGGCGATACGACGACGCGGGATGGCGACTATCACGATCTCGCCCGCACGCCGCGCCACGCCTATGTCGCGTTCTATCTCTGGCTCCGGGAACAGCGCTGCGACGCGCTCGTGCACATGGGCGCGCATGGCACGCTGGAATGGCTGCCCGGGAAATCCGTGGCGCTGTCATCGAGCTGCTGGCCGGAAGCCCTGATCGGCGATGTGCCCGTCATCTATCCCTTCATCGTCAACGATCCCGGCGAGGCCGCGCAGGCCAAGCGGCGCATCGGAGCTATCACCATCGGCCATCTGCCGCCGCCGCTCGCAGCGTCTGCGGTGCCGGAGAGCCTCCGCCGTCTCGAACAGCTCCTCGACGAATATTCGACGGCCGATGGTCTCGACCCCGCGCGTCGCCAACGATTGATCGCCGCGATCCGTGACGAGGCGCGCGCGGCGGGTCTTGAAGACGATCTTGGTCTGGATGCCTCGGCCGCACCGGCCGAGGCGATCCCGCGGATCGATCGTTTCGTCTGCGATCTCAAGGAAAGCCAGTTCGGCGACGGCCTGCACGTGTTCGGCCGCGGCTCCTGCGGCGACGCGGAGCGGGACGCGCTGCGGGCCGCGCTGGCCGGCCAGCGCGTCGCGCCGGGACCGTCGGGCTCGCCCTATCGCGGGCGCCAGGACGTGCTGCCGACCGGGCGCAATCTGTTTGCCGTTGACCCGCGCGCCGTGCCGACGCCGTCGGCGCACGCGCAGGGCATCAAGCTCGCCGAAGAATTGCTGCGTCGTCATTTGCAGGATCATGGCGACTGGCCGAAAGGGCTCGTCGTCGATCTCTGGGGCTCGGCGACGATGCGCACCGCGGGCGAGGAATTCGCCATGGCGCTGCATCTGGCTGGGCTTGCGCCGCGCTGGGACCACGCCTCCGGCCGCGTCACCGGTTACCACATCATCGCGCCGGCCGAACTCGGCCGCCCCCGGATCGACGTGACGCTGCGCGTGTCGGGCCTGTTCCGCGATGTCTTCTCCAGCCTTGCGCAATTGTTCGAGGCCGCTGCCGAGGCGCTCGCGGGCCGCGAGGAGGAGGGTGATGAAAATCCCTATCGCCACCGCGCCTCCCGCGTGTTCGCGCCGCGGCCGGGACAATATGGTGTCGGCCTCTCGGCGATCCCCGATGCCTTCACGCCCGAGACCCGCGATGCAGCCGGCGAGGCCTGGCTGTCGGCATCGTCCTGGGCGTTCTCCGCCGATGGTGAGATCAAGCCCGATCGCGCCGGCATCGAGGCGCGACTCACGTCTGCCGACGCCTTCGTGCACGTTCAGGATTTGCCGGAAACCGATCTGCTGCTTGCCGCCGACTATGCCGCGCATGAAGCCGGCATTGCGGCGGCAGCCGTGCATCTCGGCGGAACGGCGCCGTCGCTCTATCACCTCGATACGACGCGGCCCGAGCGGCCGCATGCACGGACGCTGACCGAGGAAATCTCCCGTGTCGTTCGCGCGCGCGCGGCCCATCCGGGCTGGATCGCCGGCATGATGCGCCACGGTTTTCGCGGCGCCGCCGAGATCACGGCAACGCTGGAGCACATGGCCGCTTTTGCCCACCTGGCCGACGCCGTGCCGCCGCATCTGTTCGATCTCTATTACGATGCGACGCTCGGCGATGCCGATGTTCGCGCCTTCATGGCCCGCGAGAATCCGGCGGCGCTCGCCGCAATGGAAAGCTGCTTCGCGCGCCTGCACGACGCCTCGCTCTGGCGAACGCGGCGCAATTCGATCGCGGCTGCATTGCGGGAGGCGTCATGA
- a CDS encoding DUF1636 family protein, with amino-acid sequence MTVTLYVCITCRAGETLGEGEATPGKRLHGAILDAGVPDGVAVVPVECLSACSQGCSVALSAPGRWSYVYGRLSEAHANDVVAGVAAYAAAPDGLVPWRSRPEIFRKQSLARIPPIVVVPEAAE; translated from the coding sequence ATGACCGTCACACTTTACGTCTGCATTACCTGCCGCGCCGGCGAGACGCTTGGCGAGGGCGAGGCCACGCCCGGCAAGCGCCTGCATGGTGCGATCCTCGACGCAGGCGTGCCCGACGGTGTCGCGGTGGTTCCCGTCGAATGCCTGTCTGCATGCAGCCAGGGTTGTTCGGTCGCGCTCAGCGCGCCCGGACGTTGGTCCTATGTCTATGGCCGCCTCTCGGAAGCCCATGCGAACGACGTCGTCGCCGGCGTCGCCGCCTATGCGGCCGCGCCGGACGGTCTCGTGCCCTGGCGCAGCCGCCCCGAAATCTTTCGCAAGCAGTCGCTCGCGCGCATTCCCCCCATTGTCGTCGTGCCGGAGGCAGCCGAATGA
- a CDS encoding precorrin-8X methylmutase → MPHVYETDGAAIYRQSFATIRAEADLARFTADEEQVVVRMIHAAGMVGLEAHIRFTSGMATIARAALQKGAPILCDARMVSEGITRARLPAANAVICTLGDEAVPALAQSMRNTRSAAALELWRPHLGGAIVAIGNAPTALFHLLNMLDDPDCPRPAAIIGCPVGFVGAAESKAALMADPKVAALTVEGRLGGSAMTVAAVNALASRSE, encoded by the coding sequence ATGCCGCACGTCTACGAAACCGATGGTGCGGCGATCTACCGGCAATCCTTTGCGACCATCCGGGCCGAGGCGGATCTTGCGCGCTTCACGGCGGATGAGGAGCAGGTCGTGGTGCGGATGATCCACGCCGCCGGCATGGTCGGCCTGGAGGCACATATCCGTTTCACATCAGGCATGGCGACCATTGCGCGCGCGGCCTTGCAGAAGGGCGCGCCGATCTTGTGCGACGCGCGCATGGTCTCGGAAGGAATTACACGCGCGAGATTGCCTGCGGCCAACGCCGTCATCTGTACGCTGGGCGACGAAGCCGTTCCGGCGCTCGCGCAATCCATGCGCAACACCCGCTCGGCAGCGGCGCTGGAGCTGTGGCGGCCGCATCTGGGCGGTGCGATCGTCGCGATCGGCAACGCGCCGACCGCGCTGTTTCATCTGCTCAACATGCTGGATGACCCGGATTGCCCGCGGCCCGCGGCGATCATCGGTTGCCCGGTCGGCTTCGTCGGCGCAGCCGAATCCAAGGCGGCGCTGATGGCCGATCCGAAGGTCGCCGCCCTGACGGTCGAGGGCCGTCTCGGCGGCTCGGCGATGACCGTTGCCGCCGTGAACGCGCTGGCGAGCCGGAGCGAGTAG
- a CDS encoding cobalt-precorrin-6A reductase has product MNRALILGGIADASLLAAAIARAGIDAVYSYGGRTRAPADQPLPIRIGGFGGVSGLSDYIRGEGITHVIDATHPFAAEMSRHAVDACTETGTPLLALERAPWTRAPGDTWIEVADVNAAVAALPEAPAKVFLAIGRQHIAPFAAKPQHAYTLRFVDPPEAALPFPADVIVSRGPFTFDGELQMMRTRGIAWIVARNSGGDGARAKIDAARMLGLPVIMIARPRLPERLRVESVAEVMQWLGHRTCLGA; this is encoded by the coding sequence ATGAACCGCGCCCTCATTCTGGGCGGAATTGCCGATGCGAGCCTGCTCGCCGCGGCGATCGCGCGCGCGGGCATTGATGCCGTCTATTCCTATGGCGGCCGCACACGCGCGCCTGCCGACCAACCGCTGCCGATCCGCATCGGCGGCTTCGGTGGCGTGAGTGGGCTCTCCGACTACATTCGCGGTGAAGGCATCACGCATGTGATCGACGCGACGCATCCCTTTGCCGCCGAGATGAGCCGTCATGCGGTCGATGCGTGCACGGAGACCGGAACTCCGCTGCTGGCGCTGGAGCGCGCGCCCTGGACGAGGGCGCCCGGCGACACCTGGATCGAGGTCGCCGACGTCAATGCCGCCGTCGCCGCGCTGCCTGAGGCGCCGGCAAAAGTATTCCTCGCCATCGGCCGCCAGCACATTGCGCCATTCGCGGCCAAACCCCAGCACGCCTACACACTGCGTTTCGTCGATCCGCCCGAGGCCGCGCTGCCCTTCCCGGCCGACGTGATCGTGTCGCGCGGACCATTCACCTTCGACGGCGAACTGCAGATGATGCGCACGCGCGGCATTGCCTGGATCGTCGCCCGCAATTCCGGCGGCGACGGTGCGCGTGCCAAGATCGACGCGGCCCGCATGCTCGGCCTGCCCGTGATCATGATCGCGCGGCCACGATTGCCCGAACGATTGCGGGTCGAGAGCGTGGCGGAGGTCATGCAGTGGCTCGGTCATCGGACCTGCCTCGGCGCATAG
- the cobO gene encoding cob(I)yrinic acid a,c-diamide adenosyltransferase, translated as MTPEPDTQTGEQTDARHAQKMAKKKAARDKIMATKSGEKGLIIVHTGAGKGKSSSAFGMIVRCVAHGFPCAVVQFIKGAWDTGERRLLTGHFGDLCQFHAMGEGFTWETQDRARDIAAARAGWEKAKELILDPDLRMIVLDEINIALRYDYLDIAEVVEFLTTSKPPMTHVVLTGRNAKDELIEIADLVTEMTLVKHPFRSGIKAQAGVEF; from the coding sequence ATGACGCCTGAACCGGATACCCAGACGGGTGAGCAAACCGACGCCCGACACGCCCAGAAAATGGCAAAGAAGAAGGCCGCCCGCGACAAGATCATGGCGACCAAGAGCGGCGAAAAAGGCCTCATCATCGTCCACACCGGCGCCGGCAAGGGCAAGTCCTCCTCGGCCTTCGGCATGATCGTCCGCTGCGTCGCCCATGGCTTCCCCTGCGCGGTCGTGCAGTTCATCAAGGGGGCCTGGGACACCGGCGAACGCCGCCTGCTCACCGGCCATTTCGGCGACCTCTGCCAGTTCCACGCCATGGGCGAAGGCTTCACCTGGGAAACGCAGGACCGTGCCCGCGACATCGCCGCCGCACGCGCCGGCTGGGAGAAGGCCAAGGAGCTGATCCTCGATCCCGATTTGCGCATGATCGTGCTCGACGAGATCAACATCGCGCTGCGCTACGACTATCTCGACATCGCCGAGGTCGTCGAATTCCTGACGACCTCGAAGCCGCCGATGACGCATGTCGTTTTGACCGGACGGAACGCCAAGGACGAACTGATCGAGATCGCCGATCTCGTCACCGAGATGACGCTGGTCAAGCATCCCTTCCGCTCCGGCATCAAGGCGCAAGCCGGCGTCGAGTTCTGA